Below is a window of Arthrobacter sp. SLBN-112 DNA.
GGTGCCCGAATGGTACGAGGCACCTACGTTTTACTTCACTAACCCGCACACGGTGACCGGTACAGGCGAGGTGATCGGGATTCCCGCGGGCTGCACGGACCTGGACTTTGAAACGGAGGTGGCAGCCGTCGTCGGACGCGTCCCCGGGAGCGACGGCCGCAACCTGACCGCGGAAGAGGCCCACCGGCACATTTTCGGATACACGGTGCTCAACGACTGGTCCGCCCGGGATTTGCAGCGCCGGGAGATGAAGGTCAGCCTGGGTCCGTGCAAGGGCAAGGACTTCGCCAACACGCTGGGGCCCTGGATTGTCACCGCCGACGAATTCGAGGACCGGCACGACGCCGAAGGCTTCCTGCCTATCTCCATGTCCGTCCAGGTCAACGGCGAAACCATCGGCCAGGACCTGCTCTCCAACATGGGCTGGCCGTTCGCTGAGCTGGTGGCATACGCCTCGCAGGACTCCGTGGTGCGTTCCGGCGACATACTGGGCTCCGGCACGTGCGGCAGCGGCTGCCTTGCCGAACTCTGGGGCCGCAACGGGTCCCAGACTCCCCCGCCGCTGAAAACCGGCGACGTGGTCCGGATGACCGTGGAAGGCGTCGGCACCATCGAGAACACGGTGGGCGCCAGGCGTGAGGCCACCACCCGCGTTCCCGCCCGGACGCGGCCCCGCAACCGGGTTGCCTCCGCCGCAGCTTCGGGGATTTAGGGTGGCCTCCCTGCGGCTCGACGGCCGCACGGTGGTGGTTACCGGCGCGGCTCAGGGCCAGGGTGCGGCCGAAGCCCGGATGCTCGTAAAGGCCGGGGCGCGCGTGATCGCCACGGACCTGCCCGCCAGGCCACCGGCCGGGCTTGGGGTTTCCGCGGCCCCCGGCGGCGGCCTGTTCTACCGCCGGCTGGATGTGGGCGACGCCTCGGGGTGGGCTGACCTGGCCGCGTGGATCAGGTCCCAGGGCTGGCGCGTGGACGGGCTGGTCAACAATGCCGGCATCACCCAGCGCAGCCGGCTGCTCGAAGCTTCGGTGGCGGACCTGCAGCGGGTCTACGAGGTGAATGTCGCCGGCTCCCTGCTGGGGATCCAGGCCCTCGCTCCCCTCATGCGCAGCGGGTCCTCGATCGTGAATGTTGGGTCCGTTGCAGGGCTGACGGCGCACTACCCCGTGGCGTACACCGCCAGCAAGTGGGCACTCCGCGGCCTTTCACAGGTGGCGGCCATGGAGCTTGGCCCGCGCGGCATCAGGGTGAACACCGTCCATCCTGGCTTCATCGAAACGCCCATGACAGCGGGTGCCAAACCGGAATTCCGGGAGGCCACCCTGGCCGAGACGCCGTTGGGCCGCACCGGCACCGTCGAGGAGGTGGCCGGCGTCGTGCTCTTCCTCCTCAGCCCGCTGTCCTCGTTCGTCACCGGCGCGGAAATCCCGGTGGACGGCGGCCAGGCAGGCCACGGCGGGGCCAAGTCCGTATCCGACGCCCTGCGCTGAACCCCCGGCCGCACCTAAGTCAGCCGGGCAGGACCGCCGACCAGCCGCCGTCGACCATCAGGTTGGCCCCCGTCACGTAGGACGCTTCATCGGAAGCGAGGAACAGCGCGCAAGCGGCCACCTCCTCCGGCCCGCCAATCCTGCCCAGGGGAATGCTGCCGGCGATGGTCCGCATCGGATGGTCGGGAGCGAGGAGGTTGCCCTCGGTGGCGGCGGTGCGGATCATGCCGGGGCTGACCGCATTGACGCGCAGCCCGTGCGGCGCTCCTTCGGCCGCCAGCTGTTTGGTCATGGCCACCACGGCGCCCTTGGTGGCGGTGTGCGCCAGCCGCCCGTTGGTCATCGAGCCTGTCACGCCCGCGGTGGAACCCACCAGGACGATGGCCGCGTTTTGCGCCGCAATCAGCTGCGGCCAGAAGTACTTCACCGGCAGGAACACCACGTCCATCTCGTGCTCCACGTTCCACTTCCAGTCCGCATAGGAGAGCTGCTCCACGGGGGCGAACCGCGTGACTGCGGCGTTCGCGTACAGGATGTGGACCTGCCCGTGGGCTTCCGCAACGTCGCCCGCCCAGGCCGCCACGGCGGCCTCATCTGTCAGATCCACCCGGCTGCTGCCCATCCGGCCCCCGGCCGCCGTCACCGCCGCGACTGTGGCTGCCGCGCCGTCGTCGTCCATATCGCAGCCCACCACGAAGGCCCCTTCCGCAGCGAAGGCGAGCGCTGCCGCCCTGCCCTGGCCGCTGGCCGTTCCGGTGATGACGGCGGTCTTGCCGGCCAGGCGCTGGCTGGAAACGGGCACAGGGGTTCCTTCCGAAAGCGTGTTTCCCCGACTTTCGCAGGAATGGACCGGAACGGGAACGGTGTCCTGGGTCTACGTGGTATCCGCCGCGTGGATGGTCAGGGGATGTGCGGCGGCGGGAAAGAGTTCATGCAGCCGGGCGCAGGAACGCTGCACCACCGAACGCAGCCAGACTCCGGCAGGGTCCTCCGCCTGCGAGGGGTGCCAGTACATGGCCTCCACCAGGGAGGCTTCGGCATCGTCGGCGAACCCCAGCACCGCAATGTTGGCGCCTCGCTGGGCCCGCGCTGCCAGCATCCCCGGCACCAGCGCCACAAGGTCCGTTCCTTCCACCAGCAGGGGCAGCGACAGGAACCCGGCCACCACCGCGGCCACCCGGCGCTGGATGCCGCGCGACTCGAACAGTTTGTCCGCGGGAGTGCTGATGCCCTCACCGAAATAGCCGACGGCGTGGGGCACCGTGGCCAGGTCGGCCAGGGTAAGGCGGTGCTGCTGGAGCAAGGGATTACCGGCGTCGGCAACGGCCATGAAGCTGTCCCTGAACAGCTGCCGGCTGGCCCCCTGCATCTGGTAACCGGTTGGCCCGACGAGCAGGTCGATCTTGGAGTAGTCAGCCATCTGGCCCTGGATCCCGGAATTTGACGTGGGAACGAAATCCACGGACACCCCAGGGGCTTCCTCCCGCAGGATGCCCCGCAGCGGACCCACGATCAGCGCCGCCGCGTAGTCGGAGGCTGCAATCACGAATTCCCGCTCGCTTGCCGCAGGATCGAAGCCGGAGCGGATGCGCGTGGCCCGCTGGATGTGGAGCATTGCTTCATCAACCAGCGGAACCAGGGATTGCGCGAAGGGCGTCAGATCGTAGGTGCGGCCATTGCGGACCAGGAGTTCGTCGTCGAAGTGGCGCCGGAGCCTGGCCATTGCGGCGCTGGTGGCCGGTTGGCTTAGCTGGAGGCGCTCCGCGGCCCGGGTGATGTTCCTCAGTTCCAGCAGGACCTGCAGGTGGGGCAGTAGGTTCAGGTCCAGGTTCTTCATACCCACAGGTTAGCCGTGCGAGGGCCTGGAACCGGCTCCGGGCCGCAAGCGCTTCAGGATCCCAGTTCTTTGGCGACCTGGCGCGCGCCGCGGACGGCGATGGCCACGCTCATCAGCGTGGGGTTCATGGCCGTGGCTGTCGGAATGAGCGCGTTCCCGCCCACCACCAGGTTCTCGTAGCCCCACACCCTGGACCATGGATCTGCCACTGAGCTGCCGTCGTCGGCCGCTCCCATGCGCATGGTGCCCTGGTAGTGCAGGCTGGAGCCGTTGGGCATCAGCCTCGGTTCGGCCACAAAGACGCCCAGGGCCTTGCCGGCACGGCGCAACCGTTCGGTGGCTTGGGCAATCTCCGCTTCCTCCCGCTCCGTGAGCGCATAGTCGATGCTCATGTTCGGGAAGCCGCGGTAGTCGGGCTCGTTGTCGTCAAAGGTGACGGCGTCCTCGTAGCGCGGGTGCTTGCGCAGGCCGTAGCCCATGTTGACGTAGCCCCAGCGGTTCTCCGAGTACGGGGTGCCCGGCTCCATGGGGAACGGCGTGGTTTCGGTGTACATCACCTGGACCGAGAAGGGGTGCTCGGGCTCGGAGAACGGGATGCGGTTCACGGCCGCCACGGGGTCCGCCGGGTTTTGGGCGCGCCGGGCCAGTTCTGCGTCCAGGTCCTCCTTTGCGGCGAAACGGCTCATCTTGTCGGCGTCGAGCGCCACCGTGGAAATCACCACCGGGTGTTCGGTCAGGTAGTGGCCAAGCGCCGCCGGCCGGACGCCCGAGGCCCACAGGAGCTGGGGTGACCGGAAAGCATCCGCCGCTACCACCACCACGTCCGCCGGCACAAAGGATTCCGTTCCGGTGCGGAGATCCTGCACGGTGACACCGGTGGCCCGGGTTCCGTCGAGCTCCACGCGGCGGACCAGGGTGAGGTCGCGGAGTTCGAACCGCTGTGACAGCGTGCTGTCCTGGTCGATCAACGGGCCAAGGACGACGTCGGCACCAGCCCAGCGCACGGACCCGTCGGGTTGCGGGTCCCCGGCGACAGGAAGCGTGCCCACACCGTAGCCGTCGGGGAGTTCAGCGCCGAACTCCTCGTCCAGGAGGGAGCGGATGGCTTCGCCCACTTTCGAGTCTGCGAAGGCTGCACTGTGGACGTGCAGGAGGCCTTTGGCCTCTTCAATCAGCCCGTCCCACTCGTCGTCCGCTATGAAGGGGATCTTTTCGCTGAACGCGGGCGACGGCGTCGCGCAGGTCCAGTGCGCACCCTGCCCGCCCACGTTGGTGGCGGCAGCCGCCGCCGGAAATGAGGGGGCGTGCGCTGAACCAGCTCCGCCGAAGTCCAGCAGGTGCGTTCCCTGGCGCGCGGTGAACATGCCCTCGGTGACTGTTGCTGCGGGAATGCCAAGCGATTCACGGAACCCGCCGGACTGCGGTCCCTGCGACATTTCCCGGGCGCGCGACTTCTCATCCGGGTCCGGGATGTTCCGGACGCTCTCGCCGGGGACGGTGGTCAGCTGCGGTCCGGCTTCGAACATCACCACCCGCGCGTTGGGGATCTGCTCCAGCAACAGGCGGGCGTAAGTGGAACCGATGGGTCCGCTGCCGACGACGGCAATGGTGGGGTTGGACATGATGTCTCCTTCGAGATCAGGCCGAGAGGGTTTCGGAAGGTGTGGGGGCGGCGGGGGCGGGTTCGTCGGACAGGCGGCCGTGCGGGAGCAGCAGCGCCGCCACGATTCCCAGGGCGTACGCGCCGGCAAGGGCGATGAAGATGGGCGTGAACACGGAGCCGTAGATCCGGGCGACGCCGGCCTGGACCGCCGGCGAAGCTCCGTGAACCAGCTGGGGGGTGAGCGTGGACGCGTCCAGCCCTGCCGGCAGGAGGGCCGCAACACCGGAGCCGATGACCCCGCCGATGACCGCCGTCGCCACGGTTGATCCCACCTGTCGCACCAGGTTGATGGTGGCGGTAATGGTGCCCGTCTGGCCTGCGGGGACGGCGCCCTGGACCACGGCCACGATGAGGCTCATGAACGCCCCGGTGCCCATGCCCACACCACCCATCACGATCATGGGCGCCCACAGCGGGAGCCCTGCCGGCAGCAGTGCCATCACCAGCAGGCCTGCTGCTCCCAGCACCGTTCCCGCCACGGGGAAGATCCGGTAACGACCCGTCCGGCTGGCCAGCCAGCCCGTGAGCAGGTTGCTGATCAGCATGCCGAAGACGGTGGCGATGGGAACCAGGCCGGACACCGTGGCGGTGGTCCGGTAGGCCATCTGGTAGTACGTGGGCAGGTACGCGGTGATGGAGAAGAAGCCGACGCCGATGATCGCCGAGAGCGCCGTCCCTGCAGCAATGGTGCGGTTGGCGAAGAAGTGGAGCGGAATGATGGGCTCGGGCGCCCGCCGCTCGATCAGGAAGAAGGCGATGAAGCCCACGATGCTGACGGCGAGCGCGCTTCCGGCGGCAGGACCGCCGTTCCTTTCCGCGGCCCAGGAGGCGGCGAGGACGAGCGCCACCAGTGCGGTGGTGAAGACAGCGGAGCCGGCAATGTCCAAGTGCCGGGGCGCTGCGCCCGGTGCCAGGTGGGGAACGGCCACCAGTGCCAGGGCGAACGCGGCGGCACCCACCGGGAGGTTGATCCAGAAGACCCACTGCCAGCCCCAGTAATCGGTGATGGCACCGCCCACTGCCGGGCCTACCACGATGGCGATGGGAAAAGCCGCCCCGATGATTGCCATGTAGCGCGGCCGTTCACGCTGCGTGGTGACGCGGGCGATGATGGTCTGCGACATGAGCTGCAGGCCCGCCGAGCTCATGCCCTGCAGGACGCGGGCGGCAATGAGCCACGCGATGTCCGTGGCAAAACCACAGGCCAAGGAAGCCGCCAGGAACATCACCAGGGAAACCAGGAAGATCCTACGGGCGCCGAGGACATCGCCGAGTTTGCCGAGCACGGGCAGCAGCACCGTGCTGGCCAGGGTGTAGCCCACCACTACCCAGCTCATCAGCTGCAGCGCACCCAGCTCTCCGGAAATGGTGGCAAGGGACGTGGAGACCACTGTGTGATCCAATGCCCCGAGGAATGAGACGGTGAGCAGGGAGGTGGTGAGGAGGCGGAGTTTTACAGGTGATAGTTGCATAGGGGTCTGCCCGAACGATCGGACCGTCGACGCGACGTGATGTGCCCCCGGCGCACCATCACGACGGGGAACGGGTCCGGCTGGGACCCCGGCGCCACTCCCCACCCTACAACCACTTAGGTTTAAAAACAACCAAAGATTGCACGTAATCGACGTACTCATCCGGCGACCTGCGCCGCCTGCATGAGTTTGTGCGCTATCCGCTGGTCTTCCAGCAGCTCCCGCAGATCGGCCACTTGTCCGCCGCTTGACATGGCTTCAATGGCCCGGCGCAATGCCAGCCTCGCCGAGGTCTCGTAGCGCTCCGGCGCCCTGAGCGACCCTTCCGGCGTCGAGGTCTCCAGCTTCACCCGGCCGGCATCATGGTCAATGGCGACCTCCGTCCTGACCTCGCCCAGGGCCAACACCTGGAGCAGGCCGCCTGCGGCGGGTCCGCCGAGGACGGTGCCCACCAGGGTGGAAGGAAGGTGGCCTCCACCGGTCAGTGGTGAATCCATCAGGGCCATGGCGCCTTCCGCGACCGCGGTACCCTTTTGGAGGGTCAGCGGGCCGCCTGCAAGGGAGCGCGCCCAGCCCACGCCGTCACGGATCACGGCACCCAGCCGTGTAGCGGGGGCGGCGCACTCCACGGTGACCATCCGCGCCTGCGTTCCGCGCCGTGCCCGCACAGCGTCCGCGACCATGTCGGCGCGGAGCCCGGGCCGTTCGACCACAACCGGAATGCCTCCGGCCCAGGAGCCGGCATCGAGGACTTCCTCAGGCAGGACCGCGGGGTCTGCGATCACCACCGCAACCGCCCCCTCCTCCCGGGCGGCAAGCAGCCCGGCCCACCAGTTGCCGGAGCCGGGGATGACCGCCACGGCACCGCGAATGCCGTTCGCGAGCCCGGCGCTGCGAGAAAGCGCGGCCGCAGCTGCCACGTAGGCGGGCAACCGGGTAGTCACGCCGGCACAGCCCCGGTGCGGCGTCACTGCGGGGCCCCCGCCAGGACCTTGGCGGCGGCAGCATCGGCAAGTTCAAGTGCATAGAGCGCGTCGGCGAGCAGTTCGTCATATTCCACCGGCGCGGCCCCCTCGAGGAGCGATGCCAGGACGCGCCACTCCGCCACATAGCCGTCCCCGGGATCCCTCCCGTATTCCGTCCACTGCCCGCCCACGCCACGCACGCGGATGCCGGCGCTTCCCGCATGGACGAAGGCCGGCGGAAAGTTGACCTCGATCCGGGTCGCGGGAGGTGGCAATGGCCATGCGCCAGAGGGCGTCAGGTCCTTCGGGCAGCATGGTGAGCGCGAGTTGGACCAGGACGCTTCCGGCCCGGTACCCCACCAAATAGCCGAGGGGCGGTGCAACCTGCGCATAGACGACGTCGTCGATACCTGGTGCGATATCCCTGACAGCGGGAAGGTCATGGATTGCCAGCCCGGTCAACAGTTGCCGCAGGACTCCCGCCGCCACCGCCGGGCTACCCAGGTCCGGGCGGCCGTGGCGTGCGGCCTGGAACGGCCCGCCTTCCGCCACGAGCTGGTGGTACCTGTCGTTGGGTGGGAGCGCCAAGGTGACCGATACGGCCCGCACCCTGCCTTCGAGCGCAACAAGGTGGTGCCTGGCACGGTCCCAAGCGGCATCAAACAAATGGTTGGTCCCCACCAGGAGGATGGCGCCGGCAGCGCGGCAGGCATCTATGACCCTGACAGCGTCGTGCTTGCTGGTGGCCAGGGGCTTCTCGCAGAAGATGGCCCGCTTGCCGGCAGCCACGGCCGCCAGGATTTGGCGGGCGTGCTCCGCCGCCGGACTGCAGACAGCCACCACCTGCACTTCCGGGTCCGCCAGCAACTCAGCTTCCCCACCGGACCAGCGGGCACCGAACCTTTCCGAAAGATCTTCAGCGCGGCCACTTCCGGCGTCGGCGATGTGCACCACGGCAAACAGGTCCGGAAGCCCCCGCAACACCGGCAGGTGCAGGGCCGCAACACCGGGTCCGGCCCCGAGAATCCCTACCTTCCAAGGCATCATTACCTCCACTCTTATGTCTCTATTATTCATAAGTAGGCAAATTATTAGCTATAGTTGCCCGGAATCCGCGCCTTAGTGGTGTGCTGTGTGTGAGAATTGGAGCCATGACGACAGACTCCACCCTCCGTTTCGGAGCACAAACGGACGAAGTAACCAGCCTGCTGCGAATCGTCAACCTGGTGCGGACAGGCGAGGCAACCACCCGGCCCGAAATCGGCAAGGTCACCGGGCTGGGCAGGGGCGTCGTGAGCCAGCGCGTGGACCAGGCCATTGAAATCGGATTCCTCGGCGACGGCGACTTCGGCGCCTCGTCCGGAGGCCGCGCGCCGCGGACTCTCCGTTTCCGCTCGGAACAGGGGCGGATCGTCATCTGCGCCCTCGGCGCAGCGCACATCAGGGTGGGCATCGCGGCGCTCGACGGCGACATCATTGACCATGCGCACCGCAATTGGGAGATTTCCCAAGGGCCGGAGAAGACCATCGATGCGGTCATGACCCTTATTGATGACGTGCTCAAGAAACATCCCGACGTGCCGGTGTGGGGTGTGGTGGTCGGCCTGCCAGGCCCGGTGGACTTCGCCACGGGACAGCCCGTGGCACCGCCGATCATGCCCGGATGGAACGGCTTCGACGTCCGGACGCCCTTCGAGGAACGCTTCAACGCGCCCGTATGGGTGGATAACGATTCAAATCTTTTGGCTCTTGGTGAGCGCGCCCGCCGTCGCGACTCCCTCACAGACCTGATCTACTGCAAGATCGGCTCGGGAGTCGGCTCCGGCCTGCTGTCCAAGGGCCGGATCCACCGTGGCGCCAACGGCGCGGCCGGGGATATCGGCCACGTTAGGGTATCCGACTCCAACGAGCAGTGCCGCTGCGGCAAAGTCGGCTGCCTCGAAGCCGTGGCCGGCGGATGGGCCCTGGTGCGGGACGCAGAGCAGGCAATCAAGGAAGGCGTAACCACCTCCCTTGCCGGACGGGCAAAGGAGCGGGCGCTGACCCTGGAAGACATCACCCTCGCAGCACAGGCCGGTGATTCACTGGCTATCACGCTCGTTCAGAAGTCCGCCCACGTGGCCGGCGAGACCATCTCGGCCCTGGTCAACATGTTCAACCCGGGAGTCATTGTCATCGGAGGCGCCATTGCCTCTGCGGGCGAGGTGTTCCTGGCCGAGGTGCGGCAACGCGTGTACGAACTGTCGTTGCCCCTTGCCACCCCGCGACCTCACCATCACCTTGTCCGTGAACGACGAGCGCGAACCGCTCCGCGGCGGAGCAGAGCTTGCACGCGAGCAGTTGTTCGATGTCACTTTCCCGCGCTGGTTCGCCGAAGGCAGGCCGTCTCCCGAGCGAACGGCAGTGCCGGCCTGAGCCTCCTTACCGAGGCAGCCCGGCAGCCGCGCTCACGCCACGTCGCGGGAGATCCCCGGCACCGCCGCCGGGCCCGCGTCCAGCCGGGCCTCAACGCGGAACGGGAGTATCAGCGGCGAACCTGAGGGAGCCCGCAGGTAAGGCACCATCAGGGTGAAGTCCACACCGACGGCGTGCGTGCCGGCGGAGAGTTCCCCCGGGACGGCCAGGACAAGCCTGTCCTGGATGAACCACCACCCGGGCTCGGCCGGCAAGGCGTCCGCCGGCACGCGCCTGGTGCCCAGCACCACGGCCACACCGCCCGCAGCAACCGGAACGCCGTCCACCTCCACGGCCAGGCCGGCAATACTGGAGAGCGGCATCGAACGGATCCATGGTAAGCCAAGCCGGAGCTCGAAGCCGCCAGGAATGGCGGTCAGTGCGTCGTCGCGCAAAGCGGTTTCCAATTCAACAGCCTTCCTTTATCCTAAAACTGACATAAGTTTGTCAGTTAAAGGCACAAAAGGAAAGGTGCTTCATGGCTGCCGAAATTTCCGCCGACTGGACTCTCTGCGCCAGTTCGTTCAACTGGGCTCCCGACATCGTGGCCGCCGGGCGAACTGCCCCGGACATCGTTTCCGGTATTGCGGACCTGGTGAAAACCGTGGAACTTGAACCGGGGCTTGTGTGGCGGTCCTTTCCCGATCCGCAGGACGAGGAAGTGGACGGCCTCCGCCAATCCCTGGCGTCGCGAGGGGGCCACATCAGCATTGTGGGGGCGAGCCTGGACGAGTTCACCTCCCCCACCACCCGGCGTTCCCTGCTGGAGCGGCTGGAGTTCCTGGCACCGCAACTGCGTGCAGCGCACCGGGTTGGAGCCCACGGAGTCCGGCTGCCGATCGGACAAGCGGGGCCCGACCTGCTCACCCTGCTGCAGCCGATGCTGCATGAACTGGACCTGGTGTTGTTCGAGGAAATCCAAGGCCGGCAGGCTCCCGGGAACCCCGGCGTCGAGCCTGCCCTGGACGCAATCGCCGCGCTGGCGGATGACCACGTGCGGGTGCTCGTGGACATCAGCATGCTCATGCCGGCCCTTCCCGCCACCTACCTTGAAAAGCTTCGCCAAAGCGGGATCCCCGCGGAACTTCTGGCGCGCTTGGAACATGACTGGCGGGATCCCGCCACCCTCGACGCGGTCACGGCCCTGCTCCGGTCAGGGCAGGTTCCGCCGCGGATCCACACCCTCTTCATGAACCTGTTGATCCGCTTCGGCCGCAGCGAGGCAGCAGACCTGCAGGGCATCATGCCCCTGGTGGGCGCCTTCCATCTGAAGTTCTGGGACCTGGACGACGACGGGAGGGTTTCGCAGCCGCTGCGGGACCTCGCCGGCCTGCTCAGCCGGAGCGGCTTCACCGGCACGCTGACCAGCGAGTGGGGCGGCCACGAGTGGCTGCAGGACGACCCCACGGAAATGACGCGGCGGCACTTGGCGCTGGCGGAGGCGGCGCTGTCCTCCGGCAGTTGAGTCGGGTCAACAAACACAACGGCCGGCCGGGATCTTCCGGGCCGGCCGCTCTGATGATGTTGCTACTTGGTGCTGAAGGCGGCGTCGAAGGCCGCCGCGGAGGGTTCGTAACCGGAAAGCCGGCGGACAAACTCGAGTGCTTCGGGGGCGCCGTCCAGCCGGTTCATGCCTGCATCCTCCCACTCCACTGACAGCGGTCCGCGGTAGCCGATGGAATTGAGCATCCGGAACGCGTCCTCCCAGGGCACGTCGCCGTGGCCGGTGGAGATGAAATCCCAGCCCCGGCGCGGGTCGGCCCACGGCAGGTGGGACGAAAGCCGGCCGTTGCGTCCGTTGGCCAGCCGCTTCTTCGTGTCCTTGCAGTGCACATGGTAGATGCGGTCCTTGAAGTCCCACAGGAATCCCACCGGATCAATGTCCTGCCAGACCATGTGGCTGGGGTCCCAGTTCAGCCCAAAGGCTTCGCGGTGTCCGATCGCTTCCAGGGTGCGCTGGGTTGTCCAGTAGTCGTAGGCGATTTCGGACGGGTGCACCTCATGGGCAAAACGGACGCCCACCGCGTCAAAGACGTCGAGGATCGGGTTCCACCGGTCGGCAAAATCCTGGTAGCCGGCGTCGACCATCTTCTCCGTGGCCGGCGGGAACATGGCCACATACTTCCAAATGGACGATCCCGTAAAGCCCGTCACCGTTTTCACGCCCAGCCTCGCGGCCAGCCGTGCGGTGTTCTTCAATTCCTCGGCGGCGCGCCGGCGGACGCCCTCCGCGTCGCCGTCGCCCCAGACCACGTCCGGCAGGATGCCCCGGTGCCGTTCGTCGATGGGATCATCGCAAACCGCCTGGCCCTTGAGGTGGTTGGAGATGGTCCACACCTCCAGGCCGTTGCGTTCAAGGATGTCCAGCTTGCCTTGGACATAGGCGTCGTCGTCCCAGCGCCAAGGGTCCAGGTGGTCGCCCCAGCAGGCGATCTCCAGGCCGTCGTAGCCCCACTCGCCGGCGAGGCGGGCAACTTCCTCGAAGGGCAGGTCGGCCCACTGGCCGGTAAACAATGTGATCGGTCGTGCCACGGATGCCTCCTCCTTACACTGCCGGGGCAGGGACGCCGGCGGCGACCCGTGTCCAGGCGGAACCGTTGTCAGAACTGCGTTCAACCGCCTCCAGCACCTGCTGCACCTGCAGGCCGTCGACAAAGGTCGGATGCGGGTCGGTGCCGTTGACGATGCCCTCCACAAGGTCCTTCACCTGGTGGGAGAATCCGTGCTCGTAGCCAAGCATGTGACCCGCAGGCCACCATCCTGACAGGTAGGGGTGCTCCGGCTCGGTGACCAGGATCTTCCGGAAACCCTGGCGGTCCGGGGAAGAGGTCCGGTCGTAGAACTGGACGCTGTTGAGGTCTTCCAGGTCGAAGGCGAGCGCTCCCTTGTCCCCGGAAACCTCAATCTGCAGCGCGTTCTTACGGCCGGTCGCGAAGCGGGATGCCTCGAAGGAGGCCAGCGCGCCGGATTCGAAGCGGCCGGTGAAAATGGCGATGTCGTCCACGGTCACCTTGCCGTATCCCGCTCCGGCAGTTCCGGACAGCCCCGCGCCCGATTCCAGCAATGGCCGTTCCTTCACGATCGTCTCGATCACGCCGGAGACCGTGTCAAGGTTCAGTCCGGTGACGAACTGGGCCAGGTCGATTGCGTGGGCACCGATGTCACCCAGCGCCCCGGATCCGGCGTGTTCCTTTTGCAGGCGCCACGCGAGCGGCATGTCCGGGTCAACCAGCCAGTCCTGCCGGTAGGACGCCCGCACCTGGCGGACGGTGCCCACGGCGCCTTCGGCAATGAGTTTCCGCAGGAAC
It encodes the following:
- a CDS encoding ROK family protein, whose protein sequence is MTTDSTLRFGAQTDEVTSLLRIVNLVRTGEATTRPEIGKVTGLGRGVVSQRVDQAIEIGFLGDGDFGASSGGRAPRTLRFRSEQGRIVICALGAAHIRVGIAALDGDIIDHAHRNWEISQGPEKTIDAVMTLIDDVLKKHPDVPVWGVVVGLPGPVDFATGQPVAPPIMPGWNGFDVRTPFEERFNAPVWVDNDSNLLALGERARRRDSLTDLIYCKIGSGVGSGLLSKGRIHRGANGAAGDIGHVRVSDSNEQCRCGKVGCLEAVAGGWALVRDAEQAIKEGVTTSLAGRAKERALTLEDITLAAQAGDSLAITLVQKSAHVAGETISALVNMFNPGVIVIGGAIASAGEVFLAEVRQRVYELSLPLATPRPHHHLVRERRARTAPRRSRACTRAVVRCHFPALVRRRQAVSRANGSAGLSLLTEAARQPRSRHVAGDPRHRRRARVQPGLNAEREYQRRT
- a CDS encoding restriction endonuclease subunit R; this encodes MAAEISADWTLCASSFNWAPDIVAAGRTAPDIVSGIADLVKTVELEPGLVWRSFPDPQDEEVDGLRQSLASRGGHISIVGASLDEFTSPTTRRSLLERLEFLAPQLRAAHRVGAHGVRLPIGQAGPDLLTLLQPMLHELDLVLFEEIQGRQAPGNPGVEPALDAIAALADDHVRVLVDISMLMPALPATYLEKLRQSGIPAELLARLEHDWRDPATLDAVTALLRSGQVPPRIHTLFMNLLIRFGRSEAADLQGIMPLVGAFHLKFWDLDDDGRVSQPLRDLAGLLSRSGFTGTLTSEWGGHEWLQDDPTEMTRRHLALAEAALSSGS
- a CDS encoding Gfo/Idh/MocA family oxidoreductase; its protein translation is MTTLRVAMIGYGFMGAAHSQGWRTAPRVFDLPAEPEMAVIVGRNAQAVGKAARKWGWAEAATDWRDVIAREDIDVVDIVTPGDSHAEIAIAALEAGKHVLCEKPLANSVAEAEAMAAAAERAAARGLRAMVGFTYRRVPAATFLRKLIAEGAVGTVRQVRASYRQDWLVDPDMPLAWRLQKEHAGSGALGDIGAHAIDLAQFVTGLNLDTVSGVIETIVKERPLLESGAGLSGTAGAGYGKVTVDDIAIFTGRFESGALASFEASRFATGRKNALQIEVSGDKGALAFDLEDLNSVQFYDRTSSPDRQGFRKILVTEPEHPYLSGWWPAGHMLGYEHGFSHQVKDLVEGIVNGTDPHPTFVDGLQVQQVLEAVERSSDNGSAWTRVAAGVPAPAV
- a CDS encoding DUF6379 domain-containing protein, giving the protein METALRDDALTAIPGGFELRLGLPWIRSMPLSSIAGLAVEVDGVPVAAGGVAVVLGTRRVPADALPAEPGWWFIQDRLVLAVPGELSAGTHAVGVDFTLMVPYLRAPSGSPLILPFRVEARLDAGPAAVPGISRDVA
- a CDS encoding sugar phosphate isomerase/epimerase family protein; this encodes MARPITLFTGQWADLPFEEVARLAGEWGYDGLEIACWGDHLDPWRWDDDAYVQGKLDILERNGLEVWTISNHLKGQAVCDDPIDERHRGILPDVVWGDGDAEGVRRRAAEELKNTARLAARLGVKTVTGFTGSSIWKYVAMFPPATEKMVDAGYQDFADRWNPILDVFDAVGVRFAHEVHPSEIAYDYWTTQRTLEAIGHREAFGLNWDPSHMVWQDIDPVGFLWDFKDRIYHVHCKDTKKRLANGRNGRLSSHLPWADPRRGWDFISTGHGDVPWEDAFRMLNSIGYRGPLSVEWEDAGMNRLDGAPEALEFVRRLSGYEPSAAAFDAAFSTK